TAATATACGCATAGAAAGGTTACTGTTTGCTAAACTAGATATTAAGGACAATCACACTTCACCTCCAAATTAAGGACTCGAACATGCAAAGAGGGCTGAATAATCTACGAGAGATACCGACACAAGAGCTCAAGTTTCGTTTTAAATGTGATAAATGGTCATTAAATGTGTAGTAAAGCATGTCAGAATTAAGACATTGTACTATTGATATTTAGAGATAGCATTCAATGCAGCTGAATGAATCCCACCCGATGGAACTGATACACGTTGCATGCGTCCACAATACCATCTAAATGAAAGATGACCAAAGGTCATTTGTGCCGCAAAGAACCAAAGATCCGATCGATATTCGAGCACCGCTCTTGaatcaacatattttgttatattaaaTCACACTGTATTTACTTACATGCATAactttttcataattatatgtGATCATCCACTAAATCCCACGAACTAAAAAAACACACTTCGAAAGAGAAATTGTAGAAAGAATCCAGTACGAAGCCACtagtaagagcatctccaaaagaaactctataactccaaatatagagttttttgctctccaaaaaggaacttcaaaacttcaaatttgaagttttgaagagtaaaactccaaatatagagtttcacttttcaaaacttcaaatttgaagtttcatctttttattttcattttggtccttacaattatacatcatatttataattcttaaatatttttttttgtttattgttttaatccttaaaacttttatatctcataaatatttcaaatttgttatataaacttaagttttacacatgaaattaaataaaaaaaattaaaacaagatttataatattttaaaactagaattaaacaacaagaatattacaaaaaaccataatacaaacttattaaaaagacacatgaagacataattattactcaaatttaaatattataacaacactaatagtctggtaaatttgctccggaacctccaaaatctccaaaatattgttcaacaaattttgtgtaaccgaagatgattgttgttgttgctcttgACGCATTTTTCGTatgattctttcttgttcagatcgaatgtattcacgaatattaacatcatcgatagaaactaagttttttagcaatattttattttcctcttttatttatttaaaagctaacttttttgcttcattttgcAGTCGTAATTCAATCATCTCATGACCTTTTTCCCTGCTTGTTGTACTTTCgtttaaaagatcaaggattTTTTCGTTTGATATCATCAGACATATTATGAGGATATCCGGtttcaacaatttttggctcgtaatctacaaataaaaaataaaaagaatcatttcttacttcgaaatgcactagttgatcatatatgggagcattatggaaataattttatgcaataatgtaatatttgcttgcagtttaatatttaattatgtacttttatttataattttatattttagtgtaagatttttttaattaatatttctgtaatatttatatatatatgtattagttatttatagaagttttatgaatttacatcaactatgacaaatataaggatcatagtgtaaaatataaataattttgaagttaggtttgaagtgttacttttggagaagaacacattgaaacttcaaatataaagttttggaaacttcaaaatagagttcttttttggagatgctctaatctAAAATCTGTTGTTCAACTTATGTTTCTCCAACCCATCATATTACTACCTTATTACTCAAACAATAGAGAATCCTCATAAAACCTACTCAAATGATGTTCCTAAGATGCATTGCCGATTCTGTGcccagtaaaatattatttttgattcccaaaatttttaaaattaatatatatagatacatacccctaatttatatataaatataaatcttgATGTgttctttgtcaaaaaaaatatataaacattttactaaataatttgatctcgaaaattttagatttaatcCTGGATcaacaatttatttttgtacaTTGTCATTTTTCAGGTTCACCACTTCGAAAAGCTGGGTTTCGGAGCTTATATAGTGTGGGAAACAAGTAAATACAATATCTTATCTAGTTTGCTTCCCCCATATGACTTACaaaacacttaatatattttgattcaaTATGAAATTTCACGTTAGAAACTAGTCTATGTGGGTACTTTTTGTTGGCACAACAGGTGAAATATCCGTAATGAAATATGTAAATCGGATGATGAGACTAGCTAGTAGCTACCACtgataataataaataacaaaagcTTCAATGCTGATAGTAGATGAAGACAAATGTAACAAGATCTAGATCTAACCACGATTCAATTAGGTCAGAGATCTCACCACATGCAATAGAggaaatatatacataaaaagatAGCTAACCTCTGTTAAGTGGCTCGATCAGATCTAAGTGAGTGAGAAGTAAAAGCTGTTGGATCTAACCAAGAATATGATgggttaattatttatattataatagaaGGTTTTGTCAGTATACTTTCAGTTTTTATTTAACTTATTTTTCTTGATAAAGAATGGTCCATTGTGAGGGTATTCAGCGGCAGAAACAGTCCAAGAATGTAGGGGCAGTATTGCACATCAGAAGTGTGAAATGAAGTGGGCACTTCGTCCAAATAATATATGGATCTCGTGATCCAATGAATATAAATTTAGTAcgttatataattataaattttttaattataatatctttttaaTTGGTTTCAGCTTGAATcatcaaatatattttggttCACAAATGCATTTAGGTTATATACAGTGggctttttaaaaatatatgtggaTATTTAGTTTATTGTTACCTgaattttcttctatttttttgctGGCTTATCTTTGAAAACTGTTTACAATAGATCGAAACTGATATTAACTTTAAGCACAACATACAAGCCTTCTCGATTAATCAAATGCAAATATATTTGCAAGCCTTTTTCGTGTTCTTGTCAAATTTTTTAGCTTTTCCCAACTTTCCGCTTGAAATTTCTCCTTTATTTCCTGCTTTTAAATCTTTGCCTAACCATGAAAAATTTATTAAGATGTTTCAGCCTTTTAAAAGgcctttttcattttaaaattgttatacAACCACGGGTTTCTTAGATTAGAGAAAGCAAAAGCAATATGTTTAAGTTCCAAGAATTGTACTGATTAAAACAATAATCTTATGCCTTAATTATGTGTTTAATTAACATTGCTTAGTGGAGAAGATGAGCTTTTGCTTTCTACTAATCTTCCTCTCTCAAAAGCTTTAGTTTAATGAAACTAAGCTTTAGTTTAATGAAACTAAAGGGTCACTGATGTTTACATAATAAATATCAAACAATACGTCATGCAAACAATACATGTAGTGTAAGGTGTAGATTAGAGGTCAAATGTTCTTGCTCCATTGTTTCCGTATTATCAGGAATTGGGTTTCCCGCTCACTGAACAATTATACCCCAATAAGCAAATAGACCAAGAATTATACTATTTTCTTATCATATGATTTTGATTGATGGAATAGAACTTCTGGCCTAACTACTTCAAATATAGGTATTGTTTTTGTGCTTAAATTTATCTGCTAAAGCCTTCTTCATATTtcgaaatttttaatattttaatattttggagaacgtatttaaaatttatcaattaGAGCTGGCAACAAATGGAAACATAAATTTTAGTCATTTGAAAATAAGTAAATTAACGTAAATGTTAACACAAACGttacaaataatcaaatacCAAGAGGTGCTATGCATCATTGCCAAGTTATTTTGTACTCAATATGGTTCTATACCCACTGCTTTCGACTATGGTCCCATTGGAAAGGGccgaataatattttttgggcTTTACTGGGCCTAACCAATTTTGTATTGGATGTATTTGCTCCAGCATTTAAACACCAACAAAATACACAAAAGCCTTATTGAATATGCGATCACAGAGCGTCAGAGGTACAACTCGAAAACTCATGAAGAGGTGTTAGAGTTATCCAGAAAACTAAAGGAAGCTTACAAAGACGAAGAACTATTCTGGAAACAAAAAATAGGACCGCTTGACATGCGAAAGGATCGAAATTTTATTATGCTTTAACAAAACAGAGacgaataaaaaataaaattttggagtTATGTAATAGCAAAGGTAACTGGGTTCAATAGAAAGCAGAGGTAGAGAATGTTGCGGTAGATTATTTTACTGATTTTTACGACAACATAACCATTGGGTTATGAAGAATTTTTAAAGGAAGTACCAACAATGATTACAGATGATTAAAATAGGATTATTACCTTTTGGCCTTCTGGGAAAGAAGTGAGATTGGTTTATTCATGATACATCCGAAAATAAAACTCCAAGAATGGATGGAATGAGTGCTTTATTTTTTCAACAATCTTAGTCcattattaagacaaatattaCGGACATGGTCAATGAGTTGATCTTTGGATGAAAGATTAAATATGACTAATATTTATCTTATTCCAAAGATGGTGCAGCAAGCCTAATGACGGGATTGAGGCCTATTAGTTTATGTAATTtgagttataaaattatttcaaatgtGCTTTGTCAAAGGCTGAAATGACTACTTCCCAAACAACTGATTTTAGAAATACAGTCAAGTCAGCCTTTGTTTCTGAAAAATTGATCtcagataatatttttaatgttcaGAAAATAtttcatgagttaagaaccaaTAACTCATGTAAGGAAAAAAATTTGTCTATTAAAACAGATATGAATAAAGCTTATGCTAGAGTAGAATGGACATTTATTGAAGTAATGTTGCTAAAAATTAGGTTTTGCGCACAGATGGGTAGCTTGGATTATGACAAGCATTTCTTcgatacaatataaaatattaattaatggtCAGCCAAAATGACATATTGTCCCAAATAGAAGATTACGACAGGGTGATCCACTATCAcattacttatttattttatgtacagAAGCTTTAATACTGAGtatcaggaaaaaaaaattattgacagAGTTAACAATTGTGTGTGGTAGTTCGACAATTTCGCATCTATTATCTGCTAATGATAGTATTTTCTTCTGCAAAGCTAATAGGTAAGTGTTAGTGGAGTAATATTACAGATTTTGAAAGACTATGAAAGGGCATCGGGAAaacatattaattttatgaagtcttttcTCCAGTTTGGACATAAGGTACCCGATTCGGGAAGATTAGAGGTTCAACAAGTTTTGGGTATTACTACAATAGGTGGTATAGAAACCTATTTGGGTATTCCTAAGAATCTTGGAGGATCTAAAAcccagattttttatttttcttatgaaaGAATCAATAATTGGACAATTGGATTTATTACAAAGGGTGGTAAAGAAGTCTTAATTAAATCAGTGGCATCTGCTATGCTAACTCATGTTATGTTTCGTTTCCATTTACCTAAAACGGTTACTAAGAAACTCACGAGTGTACACAAAATACAGCATTAATTCTTGAATCATTTACTTAAGGTGGATGATTTAATTAATCTAGTAGATCTTTTTGGAACTTGGATTTATTCAATGTGTATGTTCATCAAGACGATGTGAGTATTATACGGAGTTTGGCAATTAGTCGCCATCCAAAACAAGATTCATACATATGGCATTTTAGTAAGTATATGGTCAAATCAGGTTATCGGACGGAAATTTTTTATCTTGATTTAGGATTACAGCTCACTGATATGGGACCGAACACAAAAGCTTTTAACTTATTCTTGGAAATTTAAATGCTctctaaaattaaaacattttgttTGGCAGATAATTTCATGTAGCTTGCCGGTTACAAAGAACCTTTACCTCAGGGAATTAAATGCGACATACAATGTCAAATGTGTGGTGCCGAGGAGGAATATGTTAATCATGTTCTCTTTGAATCTTCTTTAGCACTTCAAACTTGGGCGATGCCGAATATTCTTTCATGTCCGTAGGTTTCCCAACACATCAGTTCTTACCAACATAGATTATATGTTCTGGTGATTACCAAAAGAACCAGACTTAAGCTATTTTCTTGGGTTTTGCGTTACATTTGAAAAAATCGAAACaattaagatttataaaaataaagcaTAAAATCTTTTGGATATTCTTAGAACGATGGAGATTGGAGGTGTTTTGTGGACTGAAGGCCAAATCAAAGACTCTTTAATTCGAGACTCTAACTTTGTAGAAGAGTCAAATTTTACATGATAAAAATTGGTGTTACATTGATGGAGCATGGAAAAGACAATTTATTCACATGACAAGGCTGGTTTTACATAAAGAAAGGAACATCTGATACTATGATGGGTGTCATATCTATACGCATGAATTTATCAACTTTACATGGAAAATGTGAAAGTTTGATTTGGGCGATTgagtgcatgaagaccctaCATATCTCAGAAATGGTGTTTGCAACAGACTGTTCTCAACTGAAAGATGATGTCTACATCTACTGAATAACCGACGTTCACTAAACATGTGGAGAAATTTTTGTGATGTAAAGAGTAAACACAAAACACAATGGTTGATAAACTGACTCACGGTATTCTGAATCTTACCTTCTACCATGATTTATGTTGACTCAGTTCTCTCAAATTAACTCATGGATCAAAAATTTACTTAAGTTCGTTTAGCCTTTTATcgtaaaaagaaagaaaaataaaagaatatgcGATCACTTGATCTTAACGGGAATGAATATCTAAGTTTCTTTGAAACAACGAAATAAACATGATATATTTGCTACTTGAGTTCTTCCTTCAACATATTTTTCCAATACATTTTGTCTTTTCAAACCTTTTTCATCAAATCTATGTTAATTAGAACACGAAAAAAGCTCTGACATCTTTTCTTTATACACCAGAGAAGTAAAGTTCTGTCCTTTCTCCCAGATTGGCAGCGAAAAGCTCATCTCCCAAAAACTCTTAGAACAGATGAGGTAAGAGCAGAACCGAGGAACTTCATGCCTGATGATCCACCAGGGAAGTATGATATACAGTAGTAAATCAACGCAAGCACCTGTCCCATTACCACAAAGAAACAAATACCCAAAATCATGAGTTTCAGCAGAACACGAGGACACAAGTTCCCAAATCGGATATAACATGTGAAGAACCAGGTAAGCACACGCCACTTGATCTAGAGtctaatgtttgtttgttatattCAATGGGGTTCTCATCTAAACACCATTCTGGCAACGGGGGGAGTTGCTATGTGATCTTAAATACTTCAAACTCAGACTAAAAGGGAATATCTTTAAGTGTAGGAAGATGAAAAGTATAGTACCTGTAAGACAGAGAAGAGCACCGAGAGAATGTAGCTGTGGAGAACCATGGATACATATATAGTACCAACCATGGTGGCAATGAAACCTATGGTTAACGGAAGCCTCTGGAGAAGTAGACAAAGAAGAATTAGAAAGAGTCGAAAGAAaccactctctttttttttggatctaagGCTTGGGACACTATATAATAATGTAGAGTATATATACCTCCATGGATGTCATGTGTGCGAGCTGATTCTGTGGGCCACGAAGTGCGAAGAACGATCCGATGATAAATCCACATCCAAGGGTGAAACAAATAGCAAATTTCTGAGGCATAAGCACCATGACTGGAAGGAACATAGTGAAGGCAATGAAGATGAAGAATACGCCACTCGCGAGAAGTAAACCGAAATACATGAGGGCTTTCCCTGAAGGCATACTGCTAGTTGCTGACGACAGGCTCCCCGGAATATCTCTCACTCCCTTTGAAACCCTGTAGCCATCGAATAAAATTACAAGTcgcaaaaatcaaacaaaagaacaaaactttATGAACCTTCACTACATAATAACAGATAATAAACATACTCGCTGTAGGGATGAATATGTTCTATGCAAAACCTTCACTACATAAAAGCTTTATGTGATAATGAAGACACAGTTCCTAAAACTGCTTATCCAAAGCTAATACATCTAGCTTGAATATTGACTAAACAAGAACATTTTTTCAGCAAATCTGTATGAAAAATCCTCCATAAGAGAGCTGTTCATGTTGAGATCTCACAAGTACAACCAAATTGCTTTGATGCCAAAGAGTGATGATGAACACAAAACTACACAACTCATCAGCATCAGACCTATTCACTAACTAATAAGATCCATAGGTATGCAATGTGCATAAACGCATAGTTAAATCTCAATTGCTCAGATTCGCTAACAGACACGCTTCTAACTACCACCAAAAATCTGGGATCGATGAACTTACACGCTGAAGGTGCCGGAAACGGTGTCGTTGGCAGATCTAACGGCGGATTCGATATCGAAACCGAAGCTTCCGCCACCTTCTTCGACATCTCTCGAGGCTGCGTATGAATTCCAGTCCGCGAGAAGAGACGATCCCGATTGATTCTGCTGCTCCTTCTGCTGATCTCCGCTGCTCATCGAAAACCATCCTTGTGACATCTTCCTCTAATCCTCAGCTTAACTTTTGCTTTCGAAATCAAAATAGTTTGAGAGGATCACCAGAACGTAGCCGATCGGAGATGAGCGTGACCGTTTTTAAGGTTTGGTAGACACTGACGAGTCGACGATGGATAATTGAACCGGGTCTTTTAGTAACGTCAAACCGGTGTGAGTCGTTTGGCTAAAATGGCGTCGTTTTGTATCCAGCTTCaatgagagtttttttttttaaatttcgagGTATCTCAAACTCATGAAAAGACCAAAACTAATTCTCAGAGAATGACGCAATCCACGGATGGA
The Brassica napus cultivar Da-Ae chromosome A1, Da-Ae, whole genome shotgun sequence DNA segment above includes these coding regions:
- the LOC106445089 gene encoding protein transport protein sft2, with translation MSQGWFSMSSGDQQKEQQNQSGSSLLADWNSYAASRDVEEGGGSFGFDIESAVRSANDTVSGTFSVVSKGVRDIPGSLSSATSSMPSGKALMYFGLLLASGVFFIFIAFTMFLPVMVLMPQKFAICFTLGCGFIIGSFFALRGPQNQLAHMTSMERLPLTIGFIATMVGTIYVSMVLHSYILSVLFSVLQVLALIYYCISYFPGGSSGMKFLGSALTSSVLRVFGR